In Lewinellaceae bacterium, a single window of DNA contains:
- a CDS encoding ABC transporter permease, which produces MWRNYLNTAIRNLWKQKYYTLINVLGLALGLACFLFILAYVKDELSYDRYHEKADRTYRVDFKGNIFGQDFDLPEVGDPFGPTVLESYPEVVQQVRLRDLGSYLVRYENNSYREDEVVFADSTFFQVFTFPLLKGDPQMALAEPGTVVITPAVARKYFGDEDPIGKTLVLDNEHNHRVTGIMEEMPKNTHFYYNMLLSMPSLEESRSNQWVSNNFHTYLVLKEGADPKALQSKFPQIIETHIGRQLEQYMGMTIDDFFKAGNSAEYSLFPLTKIHLHSNKFDELSPNSDIRYVYIFSFIGVFILLLACINFMNLATARSSNRAKEVGLRKVVGARRRQLVGQFLSESVLLSLLALLIAVLLMQLAMPYFNQLSGKELNLWRADTGWLWAAMGGLALLVGLLAGSYPAFFLSAFRPVQVLQGLLSRGGGAGVFRNVLVVFQFTITIALMVGALVINKQLQFIQNKKLGFSKEQVLILNDAYALGNNAQPFKEAALQIPGVKSATFSGYLPTPSYRSSTSYFMGKNPSPENAHILFRFEADPDYISTLGMEIVNGRDFSRDNPSDSSTVILNEAAVKIFNLEDPLGQEISHLGEDPSQAQTYRVIGVVRDFHFSSLRDKIEPLVLHCGDSKGYLAMKVNTGDIKGLAAALKREWDAFAPNQPFGYDFMDDDFNAMYDSEVRIGRIVGLFTFLAVFIACLGLLGLAAYTAERRTKEIGIRKVLGAPARALFLLLAKEFTRWVAIACFIALPVAYLAMQNWLQGFEYRVQVDAGTLLLAALAALAAALITVSYHALRAVRRNPVEALRYE; this is translated from the coding sequence ATGTGGAGAAATTACCTGAACACCGCCATTCGCAACCTTTGGAAGCAGAAGTACTACACCCTGATCAACGTCCTGGGGCTGGCCCTGGGGCTGGCTTGTTTCCTGTTCATCCTGGCTTACGTAAAGGACGAGCTGAGCTACGACCGCTACCACGAAAAGGCGGATCGCACCTACCGGGTGGATTTTAAGGGCAACATTTTCGGACAGGATTTCGATTTACCCGAGGTAGGCGACCCCTTCGGCCCTACTGTTTTGGAGAGTTACCCCGAGGTCGTACAGCAAGTGCGCCTGCGGGACCTCGGCAGCTACCTGGTGCGATATGAGAACAACAGCTATCGGGAGGATGAAGTGGTCTTTGCCGACTCCACTTTTTTTCAGGTCTTTACCTTTCCGCTTCTAAAAGGAGACCCCCAAATGGCTTTGGCGGAACCGGGCACTGTGGTGATTACGCCGGCAGTGGCCAGAAAGTATTTCGGCGATGAAGACCCCATCGGGAAAACCCTGGTGCTGGATAACGAGCACAACCACCGGGTGACCGGCATCATGGAGGAAATGCCGAAGAATACTCATTTTTACTACAATATGCTCCTTTCCATGCCCTCTCTGGAGGAGAGCCGCAGCAACCAGTGGGTCAGCAACAACTTCCATACCTATCTGGTATTAAAAGAAGGTGCGGATCCCAAGGCTTTGCAGTCCAAATTCCCGCAGATCATCGAAACCCACATCGGCCGCCAGTTGGAGCAGTACATGGGCATGACCATCGACGATTTCTTTAAGGCTGGCAACAGCGCCGAGTATTCTTTGTTTCCATTGACGAAAATCCACCTCCATTCGAATAAGTTTGACGAGCTGTCGCCTAATAGCGACATTCGTTATGTGTACATCTTTTCCTTTATCGGCGTCTTTATCCTCTTGCTGGCCTGCATCAACTTCATGAACCTGGCCACCGCTCGTTCTTCCAACCGGGCCAAGGAGGTGGGATTGCGGAAGGTGGTCGGCGCCCGGCGCCGGCAGTTGGTTGGCCAATTCCTGAGCGAATCTGTCCTGTTGAGCCTCCTTGCCTTGCTGATCGCCGTCCTTTTGATGCAACTGGCCATGCCGTATTTCAATCAGCTATCCGGCAAGGAACTCAACCTTTGGCGGGCGGATACCGGGTGGCTTTGGGCCGCTATGGGCGGCCTGGCCTTGCTGGTGGGCCTGTTGGCGGGCAGCTATCCTGCATTCTTCTTGTCCGCCTTTCGCCCGGTGCAGGTTTTGCAGGGGCTACTCAGCCGGGGCGGCGGCGCCGGTGTTTTCCGCAATGTCCTGGTCGTTTTCCAGTTCACCATCACCATCGCTCTGATGGTGGGCGCCCTGGTGATCAATAAGCAGTTGCAATTCATTCAGAATAAAAAGCTGGGGTTCAGCAAAGAGCAGGTGCTGATCCTGAATGACGCCTACGCGCTGGGCAATAACGCGCAGCCGTTCAAAGAGGCGGCGCTGCAGATTCCGGGCGTGAAAAGCGCTACTTTCTCCGGTTACCTGCCTACGCCATCCTACCGCAGCAGCACCAGTTATTTTATGGGTAAAAACCCCAGTCCTGAGAATGCACACATCTTGTTTCGTTTTGAAGCCGATCCTGATTACATCTCTACGCTCGGTATGGAAATTGTCAATGGCAGGGATTTTTCCCGGGATAATCCCTCCGATTCCAGTACCGTAATCCTGAATGAAGCGGCCGTTAAGATTTTCAATCTGGAAGACCCTCTGGGGCAGGAGATCAGCCATCTGGGAGAAGACCCCAGCCAGGCGCAAACTTACCGGGTAATCGGAGTGGTCCGGGATTTTCACTTCTCCTCCCTGCGGGATAAGATCGAGCCCCTGGTTTTGCACTGCGGCGACAGCAAAGGGTACCTCGCCATGAAGGTCAATACGGGGGACATTAAGGGCCTGGCTGCCGCCTTAAAACGCGAGTGGGATGCCTTCGCTCCCAACCAGCCCTTCGGATACGACTTCATGGATGATGATTTCAATGCCATGTACGATTCCGAGGTGCGCATCGGCCGCATCGTCGGCCTGTTCACCTTCCTGGCTGTCTTTATCGCCTGCCTGGGCCTGCTGGGCCTGGCGGCTTATACTGCCGAGCGGCGCACCAAAGAGATCGGTATCCGAAAAGTGCTGGGCGCGCCAGCCCGGGCCTTATTCCTGTTGCTGGCTAAAGAATTCACGCGTTGGGTGGCCATCGCCTGTTTCATCGCGCTGCCCGTGGCTTATCTGGCCATGCAAAACTGGCTGCAGGGCTTCGAATACCGGGTGCAGGTGGATGCGGGAACATTGCTCCTGGCTGCCCTGGCTGCCCTGGCTGCGGCTTTGATCACGGTGAGCTACCACGCCCTGCGGGCAGTGAGGCGGAATCCGGTGGAGGCGTTGCGGTATGAATGA
- a CDS encoding VOC family protein, with translation MKLGAFSISLNVKDIHASKAFYENLGFSVFGGDIKQHWLIMKNENAIIGLFQGMFDKNILTFNPGWDQNANKLDSFTDIRDLQRQLKEKGVKLESEADGTTSGPASFIVIDPDGNPILVDQHV, from the coding sequence ATGAAACTAGGCGCATTTTCCATAAGCCTCAATGTCAAAGACATTCATGCTTCCAAAGCATTTTATGAGAACCTTGGGTTCTCAGTTTTTGGGGGTGATATAAAGCAGCATTGGCTCATCATGAAAAATGAGAATGCCATCATCGGGCTGTTTCAGGGAATGTTTGATAAAAACATTCTGACCTTCAATCCGGGATGGGATCAAAATGCCAATAAATTGGATTCTTTTACCGACATCAGAGACCTCCAGCGGCAACTTAAAGAAAAAGGAGTCAAATTGGAGTCAGAAGCAGACGGAACCACCTCCGGCCCGGCCAGTTTTATTGTCATCGATCCGGACGGCAATCCGATTCTGGTGGATCAGCATGTTTAA
- a CDS encoding DUF1572 domain-containing protein codes for MENSNQIASRFREVLLNGKWIANTNYKDQLSGVDWKQATQKIGTLNTIAALAYHINYYLSGILNVFEGGALEIRDKFSFDLPPIQSKEDWDNLLSSLWMNAEKFASHVELMPDEKLEEAFVDEKYGNYRRNIEGVIEHSYYHLGQISLLKKMIKESGKEAPAETKQKT; via the coding sequence ATGGAAAATTCAAATCAAATTGCAAGCCGTTTCAGGGAAGTCCTTTTAAATGGTAAATGGATTGCCAATACAAATTACAAGGATCAACTATCAGGCGTGGACTGGAAGCAAGCGACACAAAAAATCGGGACGTTAAACACGATTGCCGCTCTGGCCTACCATATTAATTATTACCTGTCCGGAATACTGAATGTTTTCGAAGGAGGGGCGCTTGAAATTCGGGATAAATTCAGTTTCGACCTTCCGCCAATTCAATCAAAAGAAGATTGGGACAACCTGCTGAGCAGCCTGTGGATGAATGCAGAAAAGTTTGCCAGTCACGTCGAATTGATGCCGGATGAAAAATTAGAAGAGGCCTTCGTAGATGAGAAATACGGAAATTACCGGAGAAATATTGAAGGAGTGATTGAACACAGCTACTATCATTTAGGACAAATATCCTTGCTCAAAAAGATGATAAAGGAATCGGGAAAAGAGGCGCCCGCTGAAACAAAACAGAAAACATGA
- a CDS encoding hydrogenase maturation protease, producing the protein MQTTSSSKSPDFDARSKPPTFDANLLILGIGNLLMGDEGVGVHLAQRLAEQAFPSGVHILDGGTGGFHLMDYFTSYPCVILIDATLDGRTPGTIRLLEPRFSSEFPRSMSTHDIGLRDLLEGLQVMGRMPKVYLFAVSIIELQEMHIGLSPEVEAVMPELEGRVRGLAAELVSSEAGRFDERRSLSKRNPNRF; encoded by the coding sequence ATGCAAACCACCAGCTCGTCGAAGTCTCCAGACTTCGATGCAAGATCAAAGCCCCCAACCTTCGATGCCAACCTCCTCATCCTCGGCATCGGCAACCTGCTGATGGGCGACGAAGGCGTCGGCGTCCACCTGGCACAGCGCCTGGCCGAACAGGCCTTCCCTTCCGGAGTGCACATCCTCGACGGCGGCACCGGCGGCTTCCACCTCATGGATTACTTTACATCCTACCCCTGCGTCATCCTCATCGACGCCACGCTCGACGGGCGCACGCCCGGTACGATCCGCCTGCTGGAGCCCCGCTTTTCCTCAGAGTTCCCCCGCTCCATGAGCACCCACGACATCGGCCTGCGCGACCTCCTGGAAGGGCTGCAGGTGATGGGGCGGATGCCCAAAGTATATCTCTTCGCCGTCTCCATCATTGAACTGCAGGAGATGCACATCGGCCTTTCGCCGGAAGTGGAAGCGGTGATGCCGGAGCTGGAGGGGCGGGTGAGAGGGCTGGCGGCGGAGTTGGTATCGTCGGAGGCCGGGCGTTTCGACGAGCGGCGCTCGCTCTCAAAGCGAAATCCAAACAGGTTCTAA
- the cybH gene encoding Ni/Fe-hydrogenase, b-type cytochrome subunit → MATQNLRRVFVWQLPVRFYHWLNALCIVVLCVTGYIIARPPAFQQGTEASFAYWFGINRFLHFAFSYIFLFNFIFRLYWGFVGNRYADWKNFIPTNRKFFQEMWEVIKIDILLQKDKEHLAIGHNALAGFIYFFVFLAFAVQCLTGFGLYAAMSDWWLPNLFTWVPGLFGGDFDLRQIHHATMWFFIVFSIIHVYLVFYHDYVEGRGETSSIISGWKFIEEEAFVQEMEEEEKEKEELKRKVIREKQKV, encoded by the coding sequence ATGGCTACACAAAACCTCCGCCGAGTATTCGTCTGGCAATTACCCGTCCGGTTTTACCACTGGCTCAATGCTTTGTGCATAGTAGTGTTGTGTGTGACGGGCTACATCATCGCCCGCCCGCCCGCCTTTCAGCAGGGGACGGAAGCATCTTTTGCCTACTGGTTTGGCATCAACCGTTTCCTCCACTTTGCCTTTTCCTATATTTTTCTGTTCAACTTCATCTTCCGGCTTTACTGGGGTTTCGTCGGCAACCGCTATGCCGACTGGAAGAACTTCATTCCCACCAACCGGAAATTCTTCCAGGAAATGTGGGAAGTGATCAAGATCGATATCCTGCTGCAAAAGGATAAGGAGCACCTCGCCATTGGGCATAATGCCCTGGCCGGTTTCATTTACTTCTTCGTATTTCTCGCATTTGCCGTGCAGTGCCTCACCGGCTTCGGCCTGTACGCCGCTATGAGCGACTGGTGGCTGCCCAACCTGTTTACCTGGGTGCCTGGCCTGTTCGGCGGCGATTTCGACCTCCGGCAGATTCACCACGCCACCATGTGGTTCTTTATCGTCTTCTCTATCATTCACGTCTACCTGGTATTCTACCACGATTACGTAGAGGGCCGGGGGGAGACGTCCTCCATCATCAGCGGCTGGAAGTTTATCGAAGAGGAGGCGTTTGTGCAGGAAATGGAAGAAGAAGAGAAGGAAAAGGAAGAATTGAAGCGGAAAGTGATACGGGAGAAGCAAAAAGTCTGA
- a CDS encoding nickel-dependent hydrogenase large subunit yields MSNRIVVDPITRIEGHLRIEADIQDGKVVDAYSSGTMVRLIERILQGRDPRDAWAFVGRVCGVCTTVHSLASCRSVEDALGIVIPPNAEIVRNLMYCAQYMHDHVVHFYHLHAMDWVDVVNALQADPKATSELAQSISNWPKSSPGYFSDLQKRIKGFVESGQLGIFANGYWGHPAYKLPAEVNLIGLAHYLEALEWQKEMVKVHAIFGGKNPHPNYLVGGMACSIGLDDVSVINAERLSYVGQLFEQGKRFVEQVYIPDLLAIASFYKDWGAIGGGLGNYLVYGDLPTNGYNDPSSFLIPSGAILNKDISQVYDVDLREDAQIQEFVSRSWYEYGDGDSAGLHPWKGETKLKYTGPKPPYEHLDVDKKYSYLKTPRWKGNAMEVGPLARMLVGYARGREDFKEVVDMALSKLDVPVTALFSTLGRTAARGLETQLITGWAMNFYEELLTNIRNGDTRMADTTKFNPERWEASAQGVGHTEAPRGALAHWCVIKDQKLENYQLVVPTTWNASPRDPEGKMSAYESALTDNTPVADPEQPLEILRTVHSFDPCMACAVHLYDEDGKQVSRVKAL; encoded by the coding sequence ATGAGTAACAGAATAGTCGTCGACCCCATCACCAGGATTGAAGGCCACCTGCGCATCGAAGCCGATATTCAGGATGGCAAGGTGGTGGACGCATACAGCTCCGGCACCATGGTCCGCCTTATTGAAAGGATTCTTCAGGGCAGAGACCCCCGCGATGCCTGGGCCTTCGTCGGCCGGGTATGCGGGGTTTGCACTACCGTCCACTCGCTGGCCTCCTGCCGTTCGGTGGAGGACGCCCTCGGCATCGTCATCCCCCCCAATGCCGAGATCGTGCGCAACCTGATGTACTGCGCGCAGTACATGCACGACCACGTGGTGCACTTCTACCACCTTCACGCCATGGACTGGGTGGACGTGGTCAACGCCCTGCAGGCGGATCCGAAGGCGACCTCCGAGCTGGCGCAGAGCATATCGAACTGGCCCAAGAGTTCGCCGGGTTACTTCTCCGACCTGCAGAAGCGGATTAAAGGTTTTGTGGAAAGTGGGCAACTTGGCATCTTCGCCAACGGCTACTGGGGCCACCCCGCCTATAAACTGCCGGCGGAAGTCAACCTGATTGGCCTGGCTCACTACCTGGAAGCCCTCGAATGGCAGAAGGAAATGGTCAAGGTGCACGCCATCTTCGGCGGCAAGAACCCACACCCCAACTACCTGGTTGGCGGCATGGCCTGCTCCATCGGGCTGGATGATGTGAGCGTCATCAACGCCGAGCGCCTGTCATATGTCGGCCAGCTCTTTGAACAAGGCAAACGCTTCGTCGAACAGGTCTACATCCCCGACCTGCTGGCCATCGCCTCTTTCTACAAGGATTGGGGCGCCATCGGAGGCGGACTGGGCAACTACCTGGTCTACGGCGACCTGCCCACCAACGGCTACAACGACCCGTCGAGCTTCCTCATTCCTTCCGGCGCCATCCTGAATAAGGACATCAGCCAGGTCTATGACGTAGACCTGCGCGAAGACGCCCAGATCCAGGAATTCGTCAGCCGTTCCTGGTATGAATACGGCGATGGCGACAGCGCCGGGCTGCACCCCTGGAAGGGAGAGACCAAGCTCAAGTATACCGGGCCCAAACCGCCCTACGAACACCTCGATGTAGATAAGAAATACAGCTACCTGAAAACCCCGCGCTGGAAAGGCAACGCAATGGAGGTCGGCCCGCTGGCCAGAATGCTGGTGGGTTACGCCCGCGGCCGGGAAGACTTCAAAGAAGTGGTCGACATGGCTCTGTCCAAACTGGACGTGCCGGTCACCGCCCTGTTCTCCACGCTGGGGCGCACCGCAGCCCGCGGCCTGGAGACGCAGCTCATCACCGGCTGGGCGATGAACTTCTACGAGGAATTGCTGACCAATATCCGGAATGGCGATACACGCATGGCAGACACTACTAAATTTAACCCCGAACGCTGGGAAGCTTCCGCTCAGGGCGTCGGCCATACCGAAGCGCCCCGCGGCGCCCTGGCACACTGGTGTGTGATCAAGGACCAAAAGCTGGAAAATTACCAGCTGGTGGTGCCCACCACCTGGAACGCCTCGCCCCGCGACCCGGAGGGCAAAATGTCGGCCTATGAATCCGCGCTTACGGATAATACGCCCGTTGCCGACCCGGAACAGCCGCTGGAAATCCTGCGCACCGTCCACTCCTTCGACCCGTGCATGGCCTGCGCCGTGCACCTGTACGACGAGGACGGGAAGCAGGTCAGCCGCGTGAAGGCGCTGTAA
- a CDS encoding hydrogenase small subunit, giving the protein MTPSSNRPTYYEELRQKGYSRRDFMKFCTTIAAYMGLQASGAAQVAEALKSNSRVPVIWMHFQECTCCSESFIRSSHPIVADVILDKISLDYTETLMAASGHQAEAAMHKTMEDFPGEYVLCVEGSVPVYEDGVYCCIGGRSAVDILQETAAGAKAIIGWGSCACNGCVQAAKPNPTGATPIHKLVKGKPIIKVPGCPPIGEVMAGVLVHLVTFGRIPELDRIGRPKAFYSKRVHDTCYRRPFYDAGLFVESFDDENAKKGYCLYKVGCRGPMTYNACGVTKWNNGTSFPIQSGHGCIGCSEENFWDNGPFYRRLTNFPGFGIESNADKIGAVAAGVTAVGITAHAIGTNLRKKKLIDGLIAEGIESDQALS; this is encoded by the coding sequence ATGACGCCTTCAAGCAATCGACCCACCTACTACGAAGAACTGCGCCAGAAAGGCTACTCCCGTCGCGATTTCATGAAGTTTTGCACCACTATTGCCGCTTATATGGGCCTTCAGGCCTCCGGAGCGGCGCAGGTGGCCGAAGCCTTGAAGTCCAACTCTCGGGTGCCGGTCATCTGGATGCACTTTCAGGAGTGCACCTGCTGCAGTGAATCTTTCATCCGTTCTTCCCATCCCATAGTAGCGGATGTCATTCTGGACAAAATATCGCTGGACTACACCGAGACCCTGATGGCGGCTTCCGGCCATCAGGCGGAGGCAGCGATGCATAAAACGATGGAAGATTTCCCCGGCGAGTATGTGTTGTGTGTAGAAGGGTCGGTGCCGGTGTACGAAGATGGTGTATACTGCTGCATCGGAGGGCGCTCGGCTGTAGACATCCTCCAGGAGACAGCCGCCGGCGCCAAGGCCATCATCGGCTGGGGCAGCTGCGCCTGCAACGGTTGTGTGCAGGCCGCCAAGCCCAACCCAACTGGCGCGACGCCCATCCACAAGCTGGTGAAAGGCAAACCCATCATCAAGGTGCCGGGCTGCCCGCCCATCGGTGAAGTGATGGCCGGGGTGCTGGTGCATTTGGTTACCTTCGGGCGCATTCCGGAACTGGACCGCATCGGGCGCCCCAAGGCGTTCTACTCCAAGCGGGTGCACGACACCTGCTACCGCCGCCCGTTCTACGATGCCGGCTTGTTTGTGGAAAGCTTCGACGACGAAAATGCAAAGAAAGGGTACTGCCTCTATAAGGTAGGCTGCCGCGGGCCGATGACCTATAACGCGTGTGGCGTAACGAAGTGGAACAACGGAACCAGCTTCCCCATCCAGTCCGGCCACGGCTGCATCGGCTGCAGCGAGGAGAACTTCTGGGACAACGGGCCGTTCTACCGCCGCCTCACCAACTTCCCGGGCTTTGGCATCGAAAGCAATGCCGACAAGATCGGCGCTGTTGCCGCCGGGGTTACTGCCGTCGGCATTACCGCGCACGCCATCGGCACCAACCTGCGCAAGAAGAAGCTCATCGACGGGCTGATTGCCGAAGGCATAGAGTCTGATCAAGCATTATCCTAA